One window of Anaerolineales bacterium genomic DNA carries:
- a CDS encoding response regulator transcription factor codes for MIHVTIVSPNHALRVGLREMLADRAGIRVVGEAARIADVNERETEVAILASVSSVQGIENMNVGVLFLTEDIDSLRASLSSGIRAWGVLSAEAGAEEMSAAILAVAEGLWVGAPGLVEGLMRLPKGREGSGDESLPETLTAREKEVLQNMAEGLANKQIALELGISEHTVKFHLSALYAKLGVASRTEAVKRGIELGLISL; via the coding sequence ATGATCCACGTAACCATCGTCTCTCCCAACCACGCCCTGCGGGTCGGTTTGCGTGAAATGCTGGCAGACCGTGCTGGCATACGTGTGGTGGGGGAGGCGGCGCGGATCGCGGACGTGAACGAACGGGAAACCGAGGTGGCAATACTCGCCTCGGTTTCTTCCGTTCAGGGCATCGAAAATATGAACGTCGGGGTGCTCTTCCTCACCGAGGATATCGATTCGTTGCGGGCGTCCCTTTCGTCAGGAATCCGCGCGTGGGGCGTCTTATCTGCAGAAGCGGGCGCGGAGGAAATGTCGGCGGCGATTCTTGCAGTGGCAGAGGGGCTGTGGGTGGGCGCGCCAGGCCTGGTCGAAGGATTGATGCGCCTGCCAAAGGGCAGGGAAGGCTCGGGAGATGAATCGCTTCCAGAGACGCTTACCGCCCGCGAGAAGGAAGTCCTCCAAAACATGGCGGAGGGGCTGGCAAATAAACAGATCGCCTTGGAGCTCGGCATCAGCGAGCATACGGTCAAGTTCCATCTTTCGGCGTTGTATGCCAAGCTGGGTGTCGCGAGCCGCACCGAAGCTGTGAAACGGGGGATCGAACTGGGTTTGATCTCGTTGTAA
- a CDS encoding DUF2089 domain-containing protein — protein sequence MRPAPSRCPICQSEMEVVRLHCSSCDTSIEGQFAMGQFSNLSPDQVEFVISFVRCEGKINRMEQEERWGSYPTIRNRLHEVIRKLGFEPGKDELPDVDDDTRRDVIAELEAGKITADQAMRILRGEEE from the coding sequence ATGCGACCCGCGCCATCTCGTTGCCCGATCTGCCAGTCTGAAATGGAAGTTGTCCGCCTGCACTGCTCCAGTTGCGACACCTCGATCGAGGGTCAGTTCGCGATGGGGCAATTTTCCAATCTGTCTCCCGACCAGGTGGAATTCGTGATCTCATTCGTGCGATGCGAAGGCAAGATCAACCGCATGGAGCAGGAGGAGCGCTGGGGGTCGTATCCCACCATTCGCAACCGCCTGCATGAAGTGATCCGTAAACTCGGCTTCGAACCCGGTAAAGACGAACTGCCGGATGTGGACGATGATACCCGCAGGGATGTCATTGCCGAACTCGAAGCCGGGAAGATCACAGCCGATCAAGCCATGCGCATCCTGCGCGGCGAGGAGGAATAA
- a CDS encoding carboxypeptidase, which produces MPNVKFDRFHRYDEMTRILKAYAKEYPNLIRLESIGKSYEGRDVWLLRITNFKTGEDRDKPALWVDANLHASEVTGSTAALYLIDSLVTRHKKDESVTRALDTRAFYIVPRVNPDGAEWALADRPKEIRSSTRPYPYVENAIEGLEAGEDVDGDGRILQMRIKDPNGAWKVHPDHPRLLIRRDPAEVGGEYYRVLTEGFMKNYDGVTIKVNPPKEGLDLNRNFPANWRSESEQHGAGDFPTSEPEALNLVRFILENRNITGTISYHTFSGVLLRGMPEKPDEEQIPEDLWTIQKIGSKGKEITGYPDISMYHEFRYHPKQVTTGAFDEWTYEHRGIYAWTVEFWNPVKEAGITDAKYIDWYREHPVEDDIKILQWNDTILEGKGYVDWYEFDHPQLGKLELGGWDFLHMWSNVPLEFLEQEIQRFPEWIIWHALIAPELGLRDVTVTPLGADTYNIRLVVENRGWLPTYVSKKALERKVSRGVIAEIQMPKGAKVISGKEREEPGELQGRDQIPASFIFEPGYGSSDRLKVEWTIKAKKGTKVKLSARHERAGKIQTTVLLK; this is translated from the coding sequence ATGCCAAACGTAAAGTTCGACCGGTTCCACCGGTACGATGAAATGACCCGCATCCTTAAGGCGTATGCGAAGGAATACCCAAACCTCATCCGCCTGGAGTCCATTGGGAAGAGTTATGAAGGCAGGGATGTCTGGCTGTTGAGAATCACGAATTTCAAAACCGGGGAGGATCGGGACAAGCCCGCGCTTTGGGTGGATGCGAACCTGCACGCCTCCGAGGTGACGGGATCTACAGCGGCGTTGTATCTCATCGATTCGCTCGTGACACGCCATAAAAAAGATGAATCTGTGACCCGCGCGCTTGATACCCGGGCGTTTTACATCGTGCCCAGGGTCAATCCCGATGGCGCGGAGTGGGCGCTTGCAGACCGCCCGAAGGAGATTCGTTCGAGCACCCGCCCCTACCCGTATGTGGAGAACGCCATCGAAGGCTTGGAAGCCGGGGAAGACGTGGATGGCGATGGGCGTATTTTGCAGATGCGCATCAAAGACCCGAACGGCGCATGGAAGGTACATCCCGATCATCCACGCCTGTTGATACGGCGCGACCCTGCGGAAGTTGGCGGCGAGTATTACCGCGTGTTGACCGAAGGGTTCATGAAAAATTACGATGGCGTTACCATCAAAGTCAACCCGCCCAAAGAAGGGCTGGATTTGAACCGGAACTTCCCGGCGAATTGGCGCAGCGAGTCCGAGCAGCATGGCGCGGGCGACTTCCCCACCAGCGAACCGGAGGCGCTTAACCTCGTCCGCTTCATCCTCGAGAACCGCAACATCACCGGCACCATTTCGTATCACACTTTCAGCGGGGTGCTCCTGCGCGGCATGCCGGAAAAGCCCGATGAGGAGCAAATCCCAGAAGACCTCTGGACGATTCAAAAGATCGGTTCGAAAGGCAAAGAGATTACCGGCTACCCGGATATATCCATGTACCATGAATTCCGTTATCATCCAAAACAGGTCACTACAGGCGCCTTCGACGAATGGACATACGAACACCGCGGCATCTATGCGTGGACGGTGGAATTCTGGAACCCCGTCAAAGAGGCTGGAATCACAGACGCCAAGTACATTGACTGGTATCGCGAACACCCCGTGGAAGATGACATCAAAATCCTGCAATGGAATGACACCATCCTCGAGGGCAAAGGCTACGTGGATTGGTACGAATTCGACCACCCGCAATTGGGCAAACTGGAGCTGGGCGGTTGGGACTTCCTTCACATGTGGTCGAATGTTCCCCTTGAATTTTTAGAGCAAGAGATTCAGCGCTTCCCCGAGTGGATCATCTGGCACGCTCTGATCGCGCCCGAGCTTGGTCTGCGCGACGTGACCGTCACCCCGCTGGGAGCGGATACCTACAATATCCGTCTTGTGGTGGAAAACCGGGGCTGGCTGCCGACCTACGTCTCAAAAAAGGCGCTCGAGCGCAAGGTCTCGCGCGGCGTGATCGCAGAGATTCAAATGCCCAAAGGCGCGAAGGTGATCTCAGGCAAAGAGCGCGAAGAACCCGGCGAACTCCAGGGCAGGGATCAAATTCCCGCTTCCTTTATTTTTGAACCGGGATACGGTTCTTCCGACCGCCTCAAAGTGGAATGGACCATCAAGGCGAAGAAAGGGACAAAGGTCAAACTTTCCGCCCGGCATGAACGTGCGGGAAAAATCCAGACTACAGTGTTATTGAAATAG
- a CDS encoding GNAT family N-acetyltransferase, whose translation MVTISSPVTLNTKRLILRQFILDDRETLFSITQEPGILQYFPTRTAWSMEKTERYLAHQLDHWAKFGYGHWAVTLADSGQLMGWCGLEFLPDTNETEVGYLLSGKFWGRGYATEAARETVLFGINRIGLDEIIGLTDPQNIASQRVLEKSGLTFTRRQVYFGLEMFRFSTKV comes from the coding sequence ATGGTCACTATCAGCAGCCCAGTTACGCTCAACACCAAACGCTTGATTCTCCGGCAGTTTATCTTGGACGACCGGGAAACCCTCTTCTCCATTACACAGGAGCCGGGCATCCTGCAATACTTTCCCACCAGGACTGCCTGGTCGATGGAAAAGACCGAACGTTACCTGGCACATCAACTCGACCATTGGGCAAAGTTCGGTTACGGGCATTGGGCGGTGACTCTGGCGGATTCGGGGCAACTCATGGGATGGTGCGGTTTGGAATTTTTACCCGATACAAATGAGACAGAAGTCGGTTATTTGTTGAGTGGAAAATTTTGGGGAAGGGGCTACGCCACCGAAGCCGCGCGTGAAACGGTGCTTTTTGGCATCAACCGGATCGGTCTGGACGAAATCATCGGTTTGACCGATCCGCAAAATATCGCCTCTCAACGGGTTCTGGAAAAAAGCGGCCTGACGTTTACGCGGCGGCAGGTCTATTTCGGGTTGGAGATGTTTCGATTCTCCACGAAGGTTTGA
- a CDS encoding adenylate/guanylate cyclase domain-containing protein yields MPREYHYTWEWDLASSPEALWPLVSDTNRFNRDTGLPPMQLLGIQNRVKRVKFNLPLIEIIWDEEPFEWTYPYRFGILRRYRTGPLLEMRVDCRLERRGEGTHLAYEVWATSRNFLGDIAIPLGIGFVSARRFGDAFTKYDRIASNPDLSLTASPGRNLSPNGSSRLRILSERLQSGQGDSQTLERLSEYLQRADDISIQRMRPYALADGWGLNRRTVLETFLHATREGMLDMYWDLLCPECRGVTEDHRKLGDLKVHSHCNTCQVSFDANFDRNVEVIYRPNSSIRKVDANVEFCVGSPQRQPHIIFSLVVPPREELPFNTILAPGRYRLSASGLEGSQTLLASVNGAARMDFRADKLGWSTQFLDIGLSPNIRLFNDTEFTQTFQLERVTWSDQAATAADVTTLQVFRDLFSNEVLRAGEEISVGSMTLMFTDLRNSTRLYRDIGDASAFGKVREHFSIIEGAAAKEDGAIVKTMGDAVMAAFRKPVSAVRAIWNVQRELTARGIPPLTIKVGVHHGPCIVVNLNDRLDYFGSTVNIAARLPHFSAGGELILSGEIRNDPEVLEFLEKHAAPNSVSRFQGEIRGIDSAKEMWRVRI; encoded by the coding sequence ATGCCGCGCGAATATCACTACACTTGGGAGTGGGACCTGGCTTCTTCGCCTGAAGCGCTCTGGCCCCTCGTCTCGGATACGAACCGCTTCAACCGCGATACGGGCTTGCCGCCCATGCAGCTGCTGGGAATTCAAAACCGCGTCAAACGGGTCAAATTCAATTTACCGCTGATCGAAATCATCTGGGATGAAGAACCGTTCGAATGGACGTACCCGTATCGCTTCGGGATATTGCGCCGCTATCGAACCGGTCCCTTGCTCGAAATGCGCGTGGATTGCCGCCTTGAACGTCGCGGCGAAGGCACCCATCTTGCCTATGAAGTGTGGGCGACCTCGCGGAATTTTTTGGGCGATATTGCCATCCCGTTGGGGATTGGATTTGTCAGCGCGAGACGATTTGGAGACGCATTCACGAAATATGACCGCATCGCCTCGAACCCGGACCTGAGTCTGACCGCCAGCCCCGGGCGAAATCTCAGCCCGAACGGCTCCTCCCGTCTGCGAATCCTCAGCGAGCGGCTGCAATCGGGGCAAGGGGACTCTCAAACCCTCGAACGTCTATCCGAGTATCTTCAGCGTGCAGACGATATATCGATTCAACGCATGAGACCCTACGCCCTCGCGGATGGTTGGGGCTTGAACCGTCGAACTGTTTTGGAGACTTTCCTGCACGCCACACGCGAAGGGATGCTGGACATGTACTGGGATCTGCTGTGTCCCGAATGCCGCGGCGTGACCGAGGACCATCGCAAACTGGGCGACTTGAAAGTACATTCGCACTGCAACACATGCCAGGTCAGTTTCGATGCGAACTTCGACAGGAACGTGGAAGTGATCTACCGCCCGAATTCATCAATCCGCAAGGTGGATGCAAATGTGGAGTTCTGTGTGGGAAGCCCGCAACGACAGCCGCATATTATCTTTTCATTGGTCGTCCCGCCGCGCGAGGAATTGCCCTTCAATACCATACTCGCGCCGGGGCGGTATCGTTTATCGGCTTCCGGTCTCGAAGGTTCACAGACCCTGCTCGCCTCTGTGAACGGAGCCGCGCGGATGGATTTTCGCGCCGATAAGCTCGGCTGGTCAACCCAGTTTTTGGATATTGGGTTGTCGCCGAACATCCGCCTGTTCAACGACACGGAGTTTACACAAACCTTCCAACTCGAGCGCGTGACCTGGTCTGACCAGGCGGCGACCGCGGCGGATGTGACCACGCTGCAGGTCTTCCGCGATCTTTTTTCGAACGAAGTCCTGCGTGCGGGCGAGGAGATCTCCGTCGGTTCGATGACTCTGATGTTCACCGACCTGCGTAATTCCACCAGGTTATATCGCGACATTGGCGATGCTTCGGCCTTTGGAAAGGTGCGCGAGCATTTCAGCATCATCGAGGGGGCAGCCGCAAAGGAAGACGGCGCCATTGTCAAGACCATGGGTGATGCCGTCATGGCGGCGTTCCGAAAACCGGTTTCGGCTGTGCGCGCCATCTGGAACGTGCAAAGGGAGTTGACCGCGCGCGGCATCCCGCCTCTGACCATCAAGGTCGGTGTCCATCATGGACCGTGCATCGTGGTGAATCTAAACGACCGGCTCGATTACTTCGGCTCGACGGTCAACATCGCGGCGAGGCTCCCGCACTTTTCGGCAGGCGGCGAGTTGATCCTCTCCGGAGAGATTCGCAACGACCCTGAAGTGCTCGAATTCCTCGAAAAGCACGCTGCGCCCAATTCGGTTTCGAGATTTCAAGGCGAGATCCGCGGAATCGACTCCGCCAAGGAGATGTGGCGGGTGAGGATTTAG
- a CDS encoding MFS transporter, with protein sequence MFGFTIVWLGQIVSVLASAMSQFGLTIWMFQKTESATALGLMQVFFITPFLLISPIAGVMVDRHNRKMMMMVSDLMAGIATIIILIFQSLGILAFWHLYFASIIYGLGMAFQWPAYSAAISTMVPKEQYARANGMMSLVEAGPNVVAPLLAGALLPVIGLTGILLFDVFTFLFAIGALMIVHVPQPERTMEGEQGKGSIWKEAAYGFKYIFTRPSLLGLQLTFFVGNLFAGIAYTLVAPMILSRTDNNSLLLGSTQSAGAIGGLIGGIAMSAWGGFKRRVHGVLIGWMISGIGIAILGLTGGLPVWIAGSIIAAIVIPLVNGSNQAIWQSKVAPDVQGRVFSARRLIAWFTNPISPIIAGTLADFVLEPQMRTASVFAETFGNLVGTGPGAGMGLIIFFCGVFSVFVGLAGYFIPAIHNAESILPDHDQLAKAGTEAAAA encoded by the coding sequence ATGTTCGGATTTACCATCGTCTGGCTTGGGCAGATTGTTTCCGTACTTGCCAGTGCCATGAGTCAGTTCGGTCTTACCATCTGGATGTTCCAAAAGACCGAAAGCGCCACTGCGCTGGGGTTGATGCAGGTCTTCTTCATCACTCCGTTTCTATTGATCTCTCCGATCGCCGGGGTGATGGTGGATCGTCACAACCGCAAGATGATGATGATGGTCAGCGACCTGATGGCGGGGATTGCAACCATCATCATCCTGATCTTCCAGTCGCTCGGCATTCTTGCATTCTGGCATCTGTATTTTGCCTCGATCATCTATGGTTTGGGTATGGCGTTCCAGTGGCCTGCCTATTCCGCCGCGATCAGCACCATGGTGCCGAAGGAACAATACGCCCGCGCCAACGGGATGATGTCCCTGGTGGAGGCGGGTCCAAATGTGGTGGCTCCTTTGCTGGCTGGAGCTCTCCTGCCCGTGATCGGTTTGACCGGTATCCTCCTCTTTGATGTTTTTACCTTTCTATTTGCCATTGGGGCATTGATGATCGTGCATGTTCCACAGCCGGAACGCACCATGGAAGGTGAACAGGGCAAGGGGAGTATCTGGAAAGAGGCGGCGTACGGATTCAAATATATTTTCACCAGGCCCAGCCTGCTTGGTTTGCAGTTGACGTTCTTTGTCGGGAACCTCTTCGCAGGAATTGCATATACACTGGTTGCCCCGATGATCCTTTCCCGCACGGATAACAACAGCCTTTTGCTCGGCTCGACCCAATCGGCGGGAGCGATAGGCGGGTTGATCGGCGGCATCGCCATGAGCGCATGGGGTGGATTCAAACGCAGAGTGCATGGGGTCTTGATCGGTTGGATGATCTCCGGGATTGGCATCGCGATTCTCGGCCTGACGGGGGGATTGCCTGTCTGGATCGCAGGTAGCATCATTGCCGCCATCGTTATTCCGCTTGTTAACGGTTCCAACCAGGCGATCTGGCAATCCAAGGTTGCACCGGATGTGCAGGGACGGGTCTTCTCCGCCCGTCGTTTGATTGCATGGTTCACAAATCCAATTTCGCCCATCATCGCTGGAACTCTTGCAGACTTTGTGCTCGAGCCGCAAATGCGCACAGCCAGCGTTTTTGCCGAAACTTTCGGAAATCTGGTCGGGACTGGTCCCGGCGCAGGCATGGGACTGATCATCTTTTTCTGCGGTGTGTTCAGCGTCTTCGTCGGCCTTGCAGGATATTTCATCCCAGCCATCCACAACGCTGAATCGATTTTGCCGGACCATGATCAACTGGCGAAAGCCGGAACGGAAGCCGCAGCGGCGTAA
- a CDS encoding trypsin-like peptidase domain-containing protein, which translates to MSKNIFSDLSQSMADAAEKAGKYTALVDARRRIPASGIAIAKDTILTAGHVVEREEDIKILFGDGNETSARLVGRDPGTDLAVLKLDSASASPAEVAKTPARVGQLVLAIGRPSANGIESSFGIINRIAGPVRTGRGGMLDSYIKTDVVSYPGFSGGPLINGEGETLGINTSGFGMGGEALTIPTDVAWRIADTLVKHGKIKRGYIGIRSQTVNIPAESRGQLSGGQETGLLIVGIEKDSPAEKGGLIIGDILVGVAGTAVEHHDELFSRLSGDVVGKSTPMDVLRGGKLQTINVVVGER; encoded by the coding sequence ATGAGCAAAAATATCTTTAGTGACCTTTCCCAATCCATGGCAGACGCCGCAGAAAAAGCGGGTAAATATACAGCCTTGGTGGACGCGCGTCGCCGCATACCCGCAAGCGGAATCGCCATCGCAAAGGATACGATTCTCACTGCAGGTCATGTCGTGGAGCGTGAAGAGGATATCAAGATTCTATTTGGCGACGGAAACGAAACCAGTGCCCGCCTCGTCGGTCGGGACCCGGGGACGGATCTCGCGGTCTTGAAATTGGACTCCGCCTCAGCCTCTCCCGCCGAAGTCGCGAAAACACCCGCGCGCGTGGGACAACTTGTCCTGGCGATTGGCCGTCCCTCTGCGAACGGCATCGAATCCAGTTTTGGCATCATCAACCGCATTGCCGGACCCGTTCGTACCGGGCGCGGCGGCATGTTGGATAGTTACATCAAGACCGATGTTGTCTCCTACCCCGGTTTCTCCGGCGGACCGCTTATAAACGGCGAAGGCGAGACGCTTGGCATCAACACCTCCGGCTTCGGGATGGGCGGCGAAGCTCTCACGATCCCTACCGATGTGGCATGGAGGATTGCCGATACCCTTGTCAAACACGGCAAGATCAAGCGCGGATACATCGGCATCCGCAGCCAGACCGTAAATATTCCTGCTGAATCACGGGGCCAGTTGAGCGGCGGACAGGAAACAGGCTTGCTCATCGTCGGCATCGAAAAGGACAGCCCAGCGGAGAAAGGCGGCTTGATCATTGGCGACATTCTCGTTGGCGTGGCGGGGACGGCGGTTGAGCATCATGATGAATTATTCTCCCGCCTGAGCGGGGACGTGGTCGGCAAGTCCACGCCGATGGACGTATTGCGCGGCGGAAAGCTGCAAACGATCAATGTGGTTGTGGGCGAGAGATAG
- a CDS encoding 2-dehydropantoate 2-reductase, translated as MNIAILGTGGVGGYFGGKLAQSGQDVTFIARGAHLASIRESGLRVDSVEGDFIIRPAKATDDPDAIGVADLILLCVKAWQLDEALSKMKPLIGNETMILPLMNGMEHMDRLLTEFGAKHVLGGLSRISSFIEGPGHIRHVGVSPYIAFGEWDNSKSERIQNLKGMFKSVNGLNAENPADIQAAMWEKFIFICATSAVGAYTRQPAGGYRGDPESRAMLNRALEETAAVGRARGVPIADDFVRLTMQRIDNLPPHTIASMHKDIVEGRPSELNEQTGAVIRMGKMLGVPTPTHEKLYAALIPLEKKARNL; from the coding sequence ATGAATATTGCGATCCTTGGTACGGGAGGCGTGGGCGGATATTTCGGCGGGAAGCTTGCCCAAAGCGGACAGGACGTCACGTTCATCGCGCGCGGAGCGCACCTCGCATCCATCCGTGAGTCGGGTTTGCGTGTCGATTCGGTGGAGGGTGATTTTATCATCCGCCCTGCAAAGGCAACCGATGATCCCGATGCGATCGGCGTTGCAGATTTGATCCTTCTTTGTGTCAAAGCCTGGCAGTTGGATGAAGCCCTTTCGAAGATGAAACCGTTGATCGGAAACGAAACCATGATCCTGCCGCTTATGAATGGCATGGAACACATGGACAGGCTTCTCACTGAATTCGGCGCAAAGCATGTCCTCGGCGGATTGAGCCGCATCAGTTCTTTCATCGAAGGACCGGGACACATTCGTCATGTTGGCGTTTCGCCTTACATCGCTTTTGGCGAGTGGGATAATTCTAAAAGCGAACGAATTCAAAATCTGAAAGGGATGTTCAAATCGGTAAACGGATTAAACGCAGAAAACCCGGCAGACATTCAGGCTGCCATGTGGGAGAAATTCATCTTCATTTGCGCAACGAGCGCCGTCGGCGCATACACCCGCCAGCCTGCGGGCGGATATCGCGGCGATCCTGAATCGCGCGCCATGCTGAACAGGGCATTGGAGGAAACGGCAGCTGTCGGCCGCGCCCGAGGAGTTCCAATTGCGGATGATTTCGTGAGGCTCACCATGCAGCGCATCGACAATCTTCCGCCGCACACCATTGCTTCGATGCACAAGGACATCGTCGAAGGCAGGCCCTCCGAATTAAATGAACAGACCGGCGCTGTGATTCGCATGGGAAAGATGTTGGGCGTTCCGACCCCAACCCACGAAAAACTTTACGCCGCGCTTATCCCTCTTGAAAAAAAAGCTAGAAATCTCTGA
- a CDS encoding MFS transporter has protein sequence METIKKQPLLSGLLILFLTAMIFANIGGNMYDGLLPLYLKELSADITQIGLFFTLAQIVPLFLQILGGWVSDSLGRLRAIAIGSVFGTLGFIPMVLADTWQWLLLATAFGAVARSLVGPSFDAFIAEHSSEQNRGKVYGISQAIFMVVTVVGPPLGGWLTGTYGFKFMLFVAGVFYFIAMIMRLSMAREAARTQKANGEHKKLSFTSLKSNLGSMVGLIFSGGLITWMLVTDGLRDVSFQFSGNLFPVFMQESGGLTYQQIGWVTSMFGIFMMLSTFPGGWLSDKAGERICIALGMGLLSAALFILVNIPQGVQYQWLFFVGWAVAGLGAGISGPAYQSLISKAVPKNLRGLAFGLFSTSLGILSLPAPWIGAQLWHNFGPTAPFKITAFVLLLSVIPIWLKFKLPRTEEKSETDTPVEDKVAIAAG, from the coding sequence ATGGAAACCATCAAGAAACAACCTTTACTAAGCGGTTTGTTGATCCTGTTCCTGACGGCGATGATCTTTGCGAACATCGGCGGGAACATGTACGACGGTTTGTTGCCGTTGTACTTGAAGGAACTGAGCGCGGATATTACGCAGATCGGTCTGTTCTTTACGCTGGCGCAGATCGTGCCTTTGTTTTTGCAGATCCTTGGCGGCTGGGTGTCGGATTCGCTGGGTCGCTTGCGCGCCATCGCCATTGGCAGCGTCTTTGGCACGCTTGGGTTCATCCCGATGGTCCTTGCCGATACATGGCAGTGGCTGCTTCTTGCAACGGCGTTCGGCGCGGTTGCACGTTCCCTGGTCGGACCGAGCTTCGATGCTTTTATCGCCGAACATTCCAGTGAGCAGAATCGCGGCAAAGTATACGGCATCTCGCAGGCGATCTTTATGGTTGTAACGGTTGTCGGTCCTCCCCTTGGGGGTTGGCTGACCGGCACATACGGTTTCAAGTTCATGTTGTTCGTGGCCGGTGTCTTTTATTTCATTGCAATGATCATGCGCTTGAGCATGGCGCGCGAAGCGGCAAGGACTCAAAAGGCGAACGGCGAGCACAAGAAATTATCTTTCACGAGCCTGAAGAGCAACCTCGGTTCGATGGTCGGATTGATTTTTTCAGGCGGCTTGATTACATGGATGTTGGTCACTGACGGCTTGCGCGACGTTTCCTTCCAATTCTCGGGAAATCTCTTCCCGGTCTTTATGCAGGAATCCGGCGGTTTGACCTACCAGCAGATCGGCTGGGTGACCTCGATGTTTGGCATCTTTATGATGTTGAGCACCTTCCCCGGCGGTTGGTTGTCGGACAAGGCAGGGGAACGGATTTGCATCGCTCTTGGCATGGGGCTGCTTTCTGCGGCTTTGTTCATCCTGGTCAATATCCCGCAAGGCGTGCAATATCAATGGCTGTTCTTTGTCGGCTGGGCAGTTGCCGGGTTGGGCGCGGGGATTTCCGGTCCCGCCTATCAATCGTTGATCAGTAAGGCGGTGCCGAAAAACCTGCGCGGGTTGGCGTTTGGGTTGTTCAGCACCAGTCTGGGAATCCTCTCGCTCCCGGCACCATGGATCGGTGCGCAATTGTGGCATAACTTCGGTCCGACCGCACCTTTCAAGATCACAGCATTCGTCCTCCTGCTTTCGGTCATTCCGATCTGGTTGAAGTTCAAACTTCCCAGGACGGAGGAAAAATCCGAAACAGACACGCCAGTGGAAGATAAAGTCGCCATCGCGGCGGGATAG
- a CDS encoding DUF4349 domain-containing protein produces MKSRITSLPVFLLLGMLVLNACGAPAVQEQPTGFAEQAAAATEAAAVEAEQQLDTQDGADSESRLKEGYVYETGTENDAALTTHLVIKSADMRLLVEDPDNAIERITQIVGDTGGYIVSSRVWNQPYADGKNYKYATITFAVPVTQFERALNRMRNLALQVMDENASGEDVTDQYVDLQSQLVNLEATRDRIKSFLDQAQNVDEALRINQQLSEIERQIEEIKGRINYLDDRSAFSTITVTLEPQLPTLEPVPMPKPIWEPGETLKEAIEVLTHAYQNIADLLIWFFVVLLPIFGPPVLIVWIILKLIFRKKPA; encoded by the coding sequence ATGAAATCACGAATCACATCGCTGCCGGTATTCCTGTTGCTGGGAATGCTGGTCCTGAACGCCTGCGGCGCGCCAGCCGTACAAGAACAGCCGACCGGTTTTGCGGAGCAAGCAGCAGCCGCCACTGAAGCCGCCGCTGTCGAAGCGGAGCAGCAGCTCGACACGCAGGACGGGGCGGATTCTGAATCCCGATTGAAGGAAGGGTATGTTTACGAAACCGGGACGGAGAACGATGCCGCACTGACCACGCATCTCGTCATCAAGTCCGCGGATATGCGCCTGCTGGTGGAGGATCCAGACAATGCCATCGAGCGTATCACGCAGATCGTGGGCGACACTGGCGGATATATCGTCAGTTCGAGAGTTTGGAACCAACCTTACGCCGACGGTAAGAATTACAAATACGCCACGATTACCTTCGCGGTTCCGGTGACGCAGTTCGAGCGCGCCCTCAACCGCATGCGGAATCTCGCCCTGCAGGTGATGGATGAGAACGCATCCGGCGAGGACGTAACTGATCAATATGTGGATTTGCAGTCCCAGCTCGTCAACCTCGAAGCGACACGCGACCGCATCAAATCCTTCCTCGACCAGGCACAGAACGTGGATGAGGCTCTGCGCATCAACCAACAATTGTCGGAGATCGAACGTCAGATCGAAGAGATCAAAGGGCGCATCAACTACCTTGATGACCGCTCCGCCTTTTCGACCATCACCGTCACACTCGAGCCGCAATTGCCCACGCTGGAGCCCGTGCCGATGCCAAAACCGATCTGGGAGCCCGGTGAGACTCTCAAGGAAGCCATCGAAGTCCTGACTCATGCCTACCAGAACATCGCCGACCTGCTTATCTGGTTCTTCGTCGTCCTTCTGCCGATCTTCGGTCCGCCTGTGTTGATCGTGTGGATTATTCTAAAGTTGATATTTAGAAAGAAACCTGCGTAA